Below is a genomic region from Rhodothermia bacterium.
GAACCACTTTAATGTGCGACATATCGGCCTCTGGCGTCTCCAAGCGCACCAATTGGTCGGTCAGTCCGGCATCACTCATCACTTTCCATACGCGCTCCAGTCGGCCTTTTTGTTCCGGATGCCCGGAAGTCATGTGCTCCACATGTGAAGGATCAAAGGTATAAACGGTTTTTTTCATAATAGAAACGGAACAAAGCTCGGAGCGTTTGAAAAGCAATTTAGAGATCGCACTTAAAATACTTCAACCATCATGTTACTTTGTAAGGGAATTTTGCACACTGCTCCAGAATCCTTTTAGATAAGGTGAATATTAAACGGAGGTTTGGTAAATCCAATACACAAAAAGGGTGGGCCATCTCTGACCCACCCTTCTTTCGGATAAACCGTTTCGATTAGAACTTAAGACCAACCGTAATGGTCTGTGGAGCCGTAAAGTAGTTGGTTGCGCGGTAGGCGTAATCCACACTCATTTGGAAGCCACTTACGTCAATGTTCAGACCAGCGCCAGCGCTAAGCCCTGTGTACATCGAGTTGTCGTTGCCACCCGTGACGCCTTGATAGCCACCACGTACAAAGAAGAGATTACGGAAGCCCAACTCAACACCGCCCGTAAATACGTCTGGGCCTAAGCTCGTAGAACGGAAGTTCCCAAGCAAAGTAGCAGAAGCACTACCAGCCAAAGAGCGCGTATAAGTTGCACCAAAGTTCAAGGCTGCAGGAGACTCAAAGTCTTCGGCTGCAATCCGGAAGGGTGTTTGGGCCGCGTTCGGTGGTTGGTTTTGGATACGGTTGAAGCGGATAAGACCATCTCCAGAGAAAGCAGCCTTCGGACCGAAGTTCAAAAGGGCAACCCCAAAGCGGAGGCCAGACTCACCAACAGTATAGGTCATACCACCATCAACCGTTACGCGAGATTGGCTCAGGTCGTCAATGCGTTCGTTAGACGCTTTAACGGTAAGACCTGTTGCAATCCGGTCGGTAAGCTGACGGGAGTAAGAAACACCAATCACCGAGGTGGCCGCTGAATAGGTAACGCCATCTTCAACTTCTGGCTTAGCTTCGGTCTGACGGGAAATGTCCCCGAAGTTCCATGCGGTGAAGGTTAGCGCGAGGTTGCGTGTTCCGAGGTTTTGGGCAACCCCAAAGGTGCTAATCCCAATATCGGCGACATAATTCATCCGGCTAAACAAGGCAGCCGTTCCGGTGTTGTCAGAAAGTCCTGACGGGTTACTGGCCATCGCCTCAACGGGGTTCATCCCTTTTACGGCGGTGGTGGCCACCGAACCCAACCCGATGGTGCGGGCAGTGGTCGGAACCATAAGGTGCATAGATCCTGTGGTTCCTTCTTCTTGCGCAAATGCTCCATTAGACACAAGCAAGAGGAGCAGGAATGCACATATGAATTTCAATTTCATATTTGATTCTCCTTATAAATCGGTAATACCGGGATAAAGATTAGAAGGCCGACAATTGGATCTTCTTGCGAACAACCCCAAACTTCAACACTTTCTCCCCAACATTCGGTACATCAACATGGATCAAGTACATGCCACTTGCCAAACGGAGACCATTTTCATTGGCCATATCCCATGTGAGGTAGCCATTTGGCGAGTTGTGTGAAAGGGTACGTACAAGCGTTCCATCAAGGGTAAATACCCGAATGGTACAATTATCTGGCAAGTCCGTAAAGCGTACTTCATCTTTGATGTTCGAGGTTTCAAAAGCAGAAGCACCCTTATATGGGTTTGGTGTAATACCAATACGATCCAAGCTAAAGTTCGCAGCATCTCCTTTGAGCGCTTTCTTATCCGCAGTGGTTACTTTATGAATAACACCCGGTACGTTTGGCTTCGTGGAGATGAGGCGGTAAATACTGCCTTGTTCTGGCATCGTGGAGTTGTAAGGACCGTTCGGGATATTACCACCGTTCATATTGAAGAACACGGTACGAGCGAACAATTCGTGATCCACTTCAGCACCGGCAGCATCACAGACATTGCCCTCACCACAACCAGCCGCTGCTGCTGCATAAGCATCATAGGTGGTTGCTGGCGTGTACCAATAGATCCAGTCTGTTGTTGGGTCGTTTGTACCTCCAGAAGCAGGGTGATCCACAGCGTTCATATTGAACTTGCCATCTCCGTCATTATCAAAGATTACAGGGATCAAACGCTTGTCGTCAGCAGCATT
It encodes:
- a CDS encoding PorV/PorQ family protein — protein: MKLKFICAFLLLLLVSNGAFAQEEGTTGSMHLMVPTTARTIGLGSVATTAVKGMNPVEAMASNPSGLSDNTGTAALFSRMNYVADIGISTFGVAQNLGTRNLALTFTAWNFGDISRQTEAKPEVEDGVTYSAATSVIGVSYSRQLTDRIATGLTVKASNERIDDLSQSRVTVDGGMTYTVGESGLRFGVALLNFGPKAAFSGDGLIRFNRIQNQPPNAAQTPFRIAAEDFESPAALNFGATYTRSLAGSASATLLGNFRSTSLGPDVFTGGVELGFRNLFFVRGGYQGVTGGNDNSMYTGLSAGAGLNIDVSGFQMSVDYAYRATNYFTAPQTITVGLKF